One window of Candidatus Binatia bacterium genomic DNA carries:
- the cas2 gene encoding CRISPR-associated endonuclease Cas2, with translation MNEEHLYIVCYDIRDPSRWRKVFRKMRGYGEWLQLSVFQCRLTKMRLAELIAALDGIILHGADHVLVLDLGRADGVRPRVVSLGRPVQTLDKGPTVI, from the coding sequence ATGAACGAAGAACACCTGTACATTGTTTGTTACGACATCCGCGACCCGAGTCGCTGGCGTAAAGTCTTTCGCAAGATGCGGGGTTACGGCGAATGGCTGCAGCTTTCTGTATTCCAATGCCGGCTGACGAAAATGCGTTTGGCAGAGCTGATTGCAGCACTGGATGGAATCATCCTCCACGGCGCCGATCACGTCCTCGTGCTCGATTTGGGTCGAGCGGACGGGGTGCGCCCGAGAGTCGTCAGCCTCGGCAGGCCGGTTCAAACTCTAGACAAGG